The Gemmatimonas aurantiaca T-27 DNA segment GCACCTGGTCGAACTTGAGGCCCAGGCGATCGAGACGCTCACGCAGCACCCGGTCGGCCAGCTCGGCCTTCTCCATGGCGTCCGGCCAGCCGTACACCAGCGTGCCCACGGCCTTGTAGCCCGAGCGGTAGGCGATGGACACCTTGAGGAACGGGGTCGGCGCGCCGCCGGTGATGCCGTGCACGCGCACGCGGTTCTCACCGTCGGCCTGCAGGCGAATGCTGGTGAAGTCGGCCACCACGTCGGGCGTGATGTACGAATTCGGATCGCCCATTTCGTACACGAGCTGCTCGGTCACGCTGGGCACGTTCACACGGCCGCCCGTACCGGGATGCTTGGTGATCACGAACGAACCATCGGCGTTGGCTTCCGCAATCGGATAGCCGACGTTCGCGAGGTCGGGGATGTTGCGCCAGTCGTACAGGCAGTTGCCGCCCGAGCTCTGCGCACCACACTCGAGGATGTGTCCTGCCACGATACCGGACGCGAGCTTGTCCCAGTCATCGGCCGCCCAGCCGAACTCATGACGCAGGGGCGCCATGGTCAAGGCGGTGTCGGTGCTGCGGCCAGTCACGACCACATTCGCGCCACGCTGCAGCGCTTCGACGATGGGCGTCGAGCCGATGTAGGCGTTGGCCGAGAGCACACGATCGCGAATCGTCGAGAGCGGCTCGTCGGTGTCCATGTTGCGCAGTTCGTGGCCGGCAGCCATGAGCTCGTCGAGACGATCGAGCACATCGTCGCCCGTCACGACGCCGATGCGAATCTTGCCACGCACGCCATGCTTGCTGGCCGCTTCGAGCACAGCCTCTGCGCAGGCGTTGGGGTTCACACCACCGGCGTTGGCGATGACCTTCACGCCACGCTCGGCCACAGCCGGGAACACACTCTCCATCGCGCCCACGAAGTCACGCGCGTAGCCCATGCGGGGATCGCGTTCCTTCTGCTTCTGCACGATGGACATCGTGACTTCGGCGAGATAGTCGAGCATGAGGTAGTCGACCTGTCCGCCTTCCACCTGACGGCGCGGGGCTTCGAGCCAGTCGCCCCAGAAGCCTTGTCCGCTGGCCACGCGAACCACGCGGCCCTTCGATTCCTGCGACATCACTGCGCTCCGAATGTTGGCATCGGCGGCAGCACGAAAGCGCCGAGATGCGGTCCAGGGTTCTGCAACGCCGAGCGCAGGGCAAGCGCCAGCATGCTGCGAGTGTCTTCGGGATACACGATGGTGTCGACAAAGCCGCGCGCGGCGGCATAGCGAGCATCGAGCTGCGTCTCGTAGTCCGCCCGCATGCTGGCAGCAGCTTCGAGCACTTCAGGAGATGGCGGCGTGCCGGCCTTCTTGGCGGCATCGAGCGCCGGTCCGTGCACAGCCTGCACGGCGGCTTCTCCTTCCATGACCGCCATGCGTCCGGTGGGCCAGGAAAGGATGAAATCGGGATCGAAGCCCTGGCCGGCCATCGCGTAGTAGCCTGCGCCACTCGCGTGGTTCACGGTGAGCACGATCTTGGGGACGCGGGCACACGCCATCGCTTCGACAAAATGCGCGCCGGCGCGGATGATGCCTTCATGTTCCGCTTCGGGCCCGACCATGAAGCCGGACACGTCCTGCACGAAGATGATC contains these protein-coding regions:
- a CDS encoding acyclic terpene utilization AtuA family protein, with the protein product MSQESKGRVVRVASGQGFWGDWLEAPRRQVEGGQVDYLMLDYLAEVTMSIVQKQKERDPRMGYARDFVGAMESVFPAVAERGVKVIANAGGVNPNACAEAVLEAASKHGVRGKIRIGVVTGDDVLDRLDELMAAGHELRNMDTDEPLSTIRDRVLSANAYIGSTPIVEALQRGANVVVTGRSTDTALTMAPLRHEFGWAADDWDKLASGIVAGHILECGAQSSGGNCLYDWRNIPDLANVGYPIAEANADGSFVITKHPGTGGRVNVPSVTEQLVYEMGDPNSYITPDVVADFTSIRLQADGENRVRVHGITGGAPTPFLKVSIAYRSGYKAVGTLVYGWPDAMEKAELADRVLRERLDRLGLKFDQVLSEFVGATSTHGSLAGDGRSAPEVQYRIGVRGGDKAAVERFAREIVPLVLNGPPSVTGFAGGRPKVEEIVAYWPALLDKRAVSTSVAIVE